The DNA segment GACCAACTCCGCAATGCGGCAGACAAAGATATCGTGCTCCATTTAACAGAGAAGGTACTTATCCTGGATGATGAACAACCACTAGTGGCCTTCGTTGATCCCTGGCGGGGCATGGTCATCTGCAACGTGCTCGACAACAGCAGCACACCTGGGGAAAGCAGCTACATGCCGATGCCATCCGAGATCTTCAACATCCACAACACCTACACTTCATCCATTTCCCGTGACATTGCTATCGTCAATGGCCGTCTCACCGTTGTCAGGCTGTGCCTTTACCTCGATTCAGATGATGATTCAGACGATGATGATGACCACGATTGCTGCGTTTGGACGATGAGTGGCGTGAGGACTTCATGATCGAGTCCAGTGACGTCTCGATTGACGACAGCACTTGGAACGCCTGCCTCCTGCCCAAGCTGGATGATGGTTGCCCGACAACGGATACGCTCCAGTTAGCTCATCCAACACTCAGCTTGATGGACGCCCACATTGTTTACATCATGGGCAAGGTTGACGTCTCCGATGAGAAGGCACTGGTGCTCACCGTTGACATGGCAAACAAGAGGCTACAAGAGGTATCTGTGTATGACGCCGAAAGAATTGTCAACGATTTTGATTACGCCTACACACAGTCTACCATTTCCCAATATTTCACTACAGCAGCTGCAGGTGATTGAttcattccttttttttggggAATACGCCAATGACGCATTTTTCacattaagagaaataaaagttatttacaatCAAAGAAAGAACAGCACGGGACAAAGTTATTGGTTCATTCCtggcctgttttttttttctttctgcacattgtttttcttttggggaAACCTTGTGATGAATAGGATAGTAAACCTGATTCAAAGTTGGCTCTCataggacttttttttttatcatatcatACTTTCATAGGACTTGGCGTGAAGGGTTAGGCACATGTATCTGTAGGCTATTTGCACTAACACATGGGCACTTAATTTGTTTTCCGTTTTACTGGTTTGCAGGTTTAAAGCGAAACCTGAAGCGACCTTTGAAGTTCCATATGCAATATCCTCACAAGCGGCAGGGTGGACCTGGTTCGGAAATTAGAGATGAAACTGAAGATGGGAATAATCCTATGGACTTGGATTAAAATTAGTATATGAATTgcgatacaaccaaccacacACGAATTGTCTGTATTCAACAACAAATGGTAGTGCACCAGAGCACCAATATAATCAGCTGAGCGTGCTTAGTGATTTTCTCAAATGGAATTGCAGTTTTTACTACAATTGAGCCACTGAATAAGCTAAAACCCATCTTATTACTAGAGTCATACATGGCCTGAACAATAGGATTGAGCCGTTGAGGTGGATAATTTACATGGCATGTATGAGAGCAACTCTTAACACCACTTCCCAGAGGCCTGCAGCCTTAGTTTTCAGTTCCCACAGGTTGAAACTGTCTCCAAAGTCACGCTGATACCAACAAGGAACTCGAACATTCAGACTTCAAACATTCAGGAAATCAAATTACAATGACAAATGGATAAGACTGATTGTTAATTCTGGGTAATGAATTATAAAAGAACTAGATTGACTGTCGATATTCCTACTCAATTTGAAATAACACACACCAAAATGTGAACAAGGTGGTCAGGCACATATAGTTACGGAATTTCTCATTCCAGTGATGTAAACTTATAGATGAAGGTCACTTAAAACATGTCCATGCTCTTGAATGTCAGATTGGATTATTGGCCTTGCTAAGTTAACAATGCTAACCTGCCTGCTTGGGTAAAAGGGTTAATATCGTCTCACACTAACAGATACATTATTTAAGAAACTGCATGTTCATCCACAAAAAATCAGAAAGAAACTGCATGTTCCATACTGGAGTATGATTGATAGGAAGAAACCTCAGAACCAACATCTGATTGTAACTCAGTATACCTTTAGTGCATCAATAACAATGCTATAAAACAAGGTCTACAAGGCCGCACAAAGGAATGGGGTAACCTCCACACAATAGGCCAGCTATGCCATGTAAGGCAGGTGACAACACAAATAACACTTGCCATATTTTAGaatcttgataaaaaaaattatcaaaggaATTGAATTTCCTGCCTACTCTAGTACTATTTGTACAGTCTACAGGTCGTATGGCTCAACGTAATCAACAGAAAAGGGAGTTGAAGCAAAATGTCCAGGGtctccaaaaatcaaattttgtgGTGACTGCAAAATTGATAGCCATAACTTCATTGATCTATTATCTCTTTCTCCATTTAGACTAGTCAGGGGTAAACTCATCATAGACATCAAGAAAATTTAAGTTTCAAAATCCCTACATATTAAAATACTACACATTTTGTCTCACTTGTAATCAGTGATTATTTCTTTACTAGAATCAGCATTGTCGAGGAAAATAGGTTCAGTCATAACTGAGGATCAGATAGCTGAGATCAATTCAGTTCGGATTTCAATACCTCTGATCTGATGAGATCGATTTCCCGATTCCAACTTGTCGAATACGAATAGGATTATTAGGATTAGGATTTTGCTGAGAAGCCTGAGATCGACTCAGATCTCTACTCCGACCCCAATTCCTCTACTTAagggacgagagagagagagagagagatcgacgGGAGCTATGGACGACCGGAGAAGAAGCAAACATCTCACTCTGCAGCCGCCCAGCCACGACGGGGACGCGGCCGATCACTAGAATCTTCCATGGATCCTCCTCGACGTCCGCGCTTAcatcgccgaccgccggaactccaccaccaccaccatcgacCTCAGCAACAGCAACGGCGGCCGTAAAATGAAAATCCAGATCACCTTCTgcgtcgcgccaccgccgctcgtctCCTACATCTGCGCCTGGTCCCCTAACACCGACCCCGCCCGGATCTTCGCCAAGGAGCCCGACGTCGGAATCGTCAACGACgacctcgtcttcctccgcaTCAATGGtaatggcgacgacgacgacgactacgacCTCGTCTACCAGGCCGGTTGCTTCCCGTCGCTCAAGCTCGTTGACAACCCCGCCAAGTACCTTCGTGAGCTCGACAACGTtaccctcctcccccgccgccgccgccgccgcagccgccgttccgCCAGCGCCGACGATGACAGCGGCTTCTACATCTGCGCTCTTGATCGGGATCACCCCTCTGGACTTGGTCACTTCCAATCCTGCCTCTACGACTCCATCGATGGCACCTGGAGGCTGGAGAGCCTTCTTCTTGACGAGTTGCGCAACCCGCCCGACAAAGACACGGTCCTCCATTTCACTGAGAAGATAGTagttcttccttcttctttaGATGATGGACGAGTATCGGTGGCATTTGCTGATCTCTGGCGGGGTATCATCATCTGCGACGATGGCATGCTTGATGGCGGCAAACCTACAGGAAGCTACATGCCGCTGCCGCTAGAGATCATCGACCTTGACAGAGCCTATTACTCATTGGCTTGCCGGGACATGGCCGTCGTCAATGGCCGCCTCACCGTGGCCAGGATGCGTATTGGCTTTGATTCAGACACGAATTGCTGCTCCTGGGATCTATCCACATGGAGCAAGGCGGTCACTTGTTTGGACGAGGAGTGGCGCGAGGACTTCGTGGTCGACTCCAATGACATCTTGGTTGATGAAGCCACCTGCAACAACGTTGAGCTCCTGCCGAAGCTGAACGATCTTCCTGCCATGGCGAGGCTGCGGGTGGCTCATCCCACGCTGAGCTTGATGGATGCCCATGTTGTTTACATCATGGGCAAGGTCAATCTCTCCGATGAGAAGGCACTGGTGCTCACTGTTGACATTGCCAACAAGAGGCTATGAGAGGTATCTGTGTATGACGCTGAAAGAATCGTCAACGATTTCCGTTATGCCTACACCGGTCTACAGTCTCGCAATATTTCACTACAGCTACTGCAGGTGATTAATTAATTCCTGTCCTATCTTTTCTACTTATTGCTTTCCATTGGGGGAAACTCTTTTGATGAATATTTCAAAATTGAGGCTGCAATTAGTGTGAACCTCAATTGAGGCTGCAAAGCCATGTGGGACACAAATTAACCTAGTCACACCTGTTGGATTTCAAATTCCCTccatatatcaaaattttccaATAGTTTTTCCTAGTCACACAACAGAAAGCTTATTGAAATACATTTTCTTCACACATACACTTCCAGCCTGTCCCAATAATATAACAGCCACTctatatcaatttttttccttcttgtcTACATCTAGGTTGGAGCATCCATTTCTGACAATAAGTGGGAGTGGCCAGAATGGGCATATATGAGATATTCTTCAGAAGAATACTGGACGAAAAGTCTCCTTACAACGAACAATAACATGGAAAAAACAGGGCTATTCAGTGGACATGGAAAAAGCACTGGACATATAAACAATCCAGTTTATTCCAGTGATATCCACAATGAGGTTGGACGATTCACTTCTATTGAGAAGCTAGTGAATAAGCCAGATGAAACATTTTATAGAAAGAGTGTTGGTTTACATGAAGCTTTCTCAAAGAATCCAGCTATACAGCAGAGTTCGAAAATAAACTTAGCAAATCATATGATCCATGACATGAACATGAACTCTATTAGCAGGCCAAGTGAACGAACATATTCAACAGCAAACATGGGAATAACTTACAGTAGAAATCATTTGGCACATGATTATGCAAACTTTCTGGAGAAAAACTTAAATAACTTGTCTCGTAGTCCTGGTCCTAGTTCTACAAGAGTTTTGAGCAATGACAGTAGGGCATGCATGCCTGATGTACCTCACAAAATAATTAAAGATGGTTCAGGTAGAGCATCAAACACCGAACTGAAGCTGGGGCAATCATCTTATCATCAATCTATGGCTACCCTATTTCCATCAGTGCAGTCGACAATAATCGAATTTCAGAAACCTCAGCACCACCTGCAATTCACAACTCCAAGTGAGCTTTCCTGTTATTAGCTGCAAATGTAATTGTTTTGTTCTCCACATTATCATTTGGGTAGAATTTAACTTGTATTAACTATTAATATGGCACATCCACACATGTGTAGTTCTGTTTGCTTTCTCGCTAGATATGCAAGAGCTTGTTAATTGTTATGCTAGGTGCTGACTGAAtacacaaaatgacaaaaacaCCATAAGAAGCTGCTAGTACTAGCACAATGAATGTGAACAACAACATAGTTCTGGTATGATTTTATTGCTGCTTTCCATTTTCTTGAAACCAGAAAATAGAGTTTGAGGGTGGTCGTTCGCCACGACTTGACCTCCTTCGCCAACGAAATGTAATCGCCAATTATGCATAACCCATATGCTACAGATCGATCTGGGTCGTCCATCGCCAGATCTGATCAGGAAAGAAGATTATTGCTAGTGGCCTTTGCCAGAAATCAGGCTATCGTCAAGCACAAGCCACTACCGGCGATAATACAACCCATAGCAATTCAAGATAAGCAGATCCGATTTTAAGCACCTCCGATCGATGTAATCGATTTACTTCTCCCCCTCCGATTCCAACTTGCATTGCTGACATCGATTTGGATCTCGATCTTCTCTGACTCCAACTCCGAATCCGAATCCTCCACGCTGCTCTACTTTAAGCCCGGCCGGATGATCGCCGGGAGGAGAGGCCGCAGCTATGGCTACCGACTTCCCCTACAGCTTTACAAGAACCAAACACCTCACTCTCAGCCCACCCAGCAGCCACGGCGGGGATGCGGCCGATCACCGGCCTCTTCCATGGATCCTCCTCGACGTTCGCGCCTACATCGCCGACTACCGGaactccaccaccgccaccatcgtTCTCAGCAACGGCCGCAAAATCCAGATCACATTCtgcatcgcgccgccgccgctcgtctcctACATCTGCGCCTGGTCCCCTACCACCGACCCCGCCGTGTTCTTCGCCAAGGAGCCCGCTGTCGGGTtcgtcgacgccgacgtcgtcttcctccgcgtcCATAGCGATCAAATCTACGACCTCGTCTACCATGCCAGCTCTCACCCATCGCTCAAGCTCATCCACAACCCATACAGCCCCTACAACCCATACCACTACCTTCGTCGCATCGATAACGTTGCCATCctccccgaccgccgccgccatgccgccggcggcgctgatgacgatgatgatgacaaCCGCGGTCGCTTCTATGTTAGCTCGCTCGATCGGGATCGCCGCTTCGATCTTGGCCACTTCAAGCTCTGCCTCTACGACGAAGACGATTCCATGGACCGCAAATGGAGCAACACCATCCTTCTTCTTGACCAACTTCGCAACGCGCCAGACAAAGATACCGTTCTCCATTTAACGGAGAAGGTGTTCATCCTGGATGATGAACAACCACTAGTGGCCTTCGTTGATCTCTGGCGGGGCATCGTCATCTGCAACGTGCTCGACAACAGCACACCAGTGGGAGGCAACTACATGCCGCTGCCACCAGAGCTCATCGATGTCCGCAGGACCTACAATTCATGTGTTTGCCGTAACATTGCTATCGTCAATGGTCGTCTCACCGTTGTCAGACTGAGTCTTTACCTCCTCGATTCAAATGATGACGATTcggacgatgacgatgatgacgatTACTGCACTTGGGATCTGACCACATGGAGCAAG comes from the Oryza glaberrima chromosome 9, OglaRS2, whole genome shotgun sequence genome and includes:
- the LOC127784016 gene encoding uncharacterized protein LOC127784016 yields the protein MATDFPYSFTRTKHLTLSPPSSHGGDAADHRPLPWILLDVRAYIADYRNSTTATIVLSNGRKIQITFCIAPPPLVSYICAWSPTTDPAVFFAKEPAVGFVDADVVFLRVHSDQIYDLVYHASSHPSLKLIHNPYSPYNPYHYLRRIDNVAILPDRRRHAAGGADDDDDDNRGRFYVSSLDRDRRFDLGHFKLCLYDEDDSMDRKWSNTILLLDQLRNAPDKDTVLHLTEKVFILDDEQPLVAFVDLWRGIVICNVLDNSTPVGGNYMPLPPELIDVRRTYNSCVCRNIAIVNGRLTVVRLSLYLLDSNDDDSDDDDDDDYCTWDLTTWSKPVSSCLDDEWREDFMIESSDVSIDDSTWNACLLPKLDDGCPTTDTLQLAHPTLSLMDAHIVYIMGKVDVSDEKALVLTVDMANKRLQEVSVYDAERIVNDFDYAYTQSTISQYFTTAAAGLKRNLKRPLKFHMQYPHKRQGGPGSEIRDETEDGNNPMDLD